The following are encoded together in the Candidatus Woesebacteria bacterium genome:
- a CDS encoding ThiF family adenylyltransferase, with translation MKNKEEFYKTFTKRNIGILTWREQLKIKNKRVAILGCGGGSEVARQLVGSGFTNYILADYDNVELHNLNRQFFFQEDIRSNKAVALAKNMKMINPNLNIRVIPRKVEIKDVASIVNKSDIIIDAMPPEESLKQELQINRVIRLYDDKYHIYFLDIVWGAKAMVFSNKSQTLECLMGLDDGCSLNCVDSLSLEVLTKPYMYRASKEMKRVGTMMYKRELNYFPQMSITISLASSMVSTLCIYLSIGKNVKVAPEVYSVDFYKQFTGNQ, from the coding sequence ATGAAAAATAAAGAGGAATTTTATAAAACATTTACTAAACGTAATATAGGAATATTGACATGGAGAGAGCAGTTAAAGATTAAAAACAAAAGAGTAGCAATTTTGGGTTGTGGTGGAGGAAGTGAAGTCGCTAGGCAACTTGTGGGATCAGGTTTCACAAATTATATTCTGGCAGATTATGACAATGTAGAATTACACAATCTCAATAGGCAATTTTTTTTTCAAGAGGATATCAGATCAAACAAAGCGGTTGCACTCGCTAAAAACATGAAAATGATAAATCCTAATTTGAACATTAGGGTAATCCCGCGTAAGGTTGAAATTAAAGATGTGGCGAGTATTGTAAATAAATCGGATATTATTATTGATGCAATGCCTCCCGAGGAATCATTGAAACAGGAACTGCAAATTAATAGAGTAATTAGATTATATGATGATAAATATCATATTTACTTTCTGGACATAGTTTGGGGAGCAAAAGCAATGGTCTTCTCAAACAAAAGCCAGACACTCGAATGTTTGATGGGGCTTGACGATGGCTGTTCACTGAATTGTGTTGATTCACTATCGTTAGAAGTTTTGACTAAACCTTATATGTATCGTGCGTCAAAAGAGATGAAACGCGTTGGTACTATGATGTATAAACGAGAGCTTAACTATTTTCCGCAAATGTCTATTACGATAAGCCTCGCAAGTTCCATGGTTTCTACTTTGTGTATTTATTTAAGTATAGGTAAAAATGTAAAAGTTGCCCCAGAAGTATATTCAGTTGATTTTTATAAACAGTTTACAGGAAACCAATGA
- a CDS encoding response regulator: MSDSDEKTVEPIKTDEVEGVQDGSTAKMSNSPKVLIVEDDPLIVKMYQAKFTHEGFQVMVAEDGLTGLNMALKNDPSFIVLDIMMPQLSGIDLLEKLRTDTKGKTIPVIILTNLSEKDEEQKAIQLGAKEYLLKANLTPGEVVLKVKKHLGIA, encoded by the coding sequence ATGAGTGATTCAGATGAAAAAACAGTTGAGCCGATAAAGACCGATGAAGTTGAGGGTGTGCAAGATGGGTCGACTGCAAAGATGTCAAATTCTCCGAAAGTGTTAATTGTCGAAGACGATCCCCTGATCGTAAAAATGTATCAGGCGAAATTTACTCATGAAGGATTTCAAGTAATGGTAGCCGAGGATGGACTAACCGGTTTAAATATGGCTTTAAAAAACGACCCCTCCTTTATTGTTTTAGATATTATGATGCCACAACTTTCGGGAATAGATTTGTTGGAGAAACTAAGAACCGACACTAAGGGAAAAACTATACCGGTTATAATTCTTACCAATTTATCTGAAAAAGACGAAGAACAAAAAGCCATCCAGTTGGGAGCAAAAGAATACTTACTTAAGGCAAATCTAACACCGGGAGAAGTGGTATTGAAAGTCAAAAAACATCTGGGAATTGCTTAA
- the pilM gene encoding pilus assembly protein PilM, whose translation MINKKFVSIYFSSNEVRIIQTTPNKKKVKLSGSFNMPEGIISDRSVKNPDELAEFLRAVWAKNKIKEKSVGIVIPEFSTFTKMIDIPDIEKEDIDEAVRWQSQEFLPWEENETILDWKIIDKNKTGYVILFVAVRKDVLMGYVGAVSAAGLFPIVIETPSLSLLRLSSSGDVGKLVFYGGKNSSIFIVARGEKILGSSVVYSSSEADLYSTVTRMASHYGDVQIQSVEINGPGATASFGKKLMETFNTKVAMLGTKIDGLTNEALGQYLIPISLQFKEPSQPADQYSINLLPEKWVKKYEMEKLKLQTWSLSLVVSYVVWITFFAALSTYLLFGQMITDLKNADTTLRKTDPAKVQLITDIQDINLLTRKTFTINESTVLPQTLLNDIYAVRPEAVTIRHYTIDLEAGEIKLYGISKERQSLILFKQALESNKNFSIVDIPIASLETDRDLDYSMGFNYLPISTKKESAVKTKK comes from the coding sequence ATGATAAATAAAAAATTTGTTTCGATCTATTTTTCTTCTAATGAAGTAAGGATAATTCAAACAACACCCAACAAAAAGAAAGTTAAACTTTCGGGAAGTTTTAATATGCCTGAAGGTATAATTTCCGATAGAAGTGTAAAAAACCCCGATGAATTAGCGGAGTTCCTCAGAGCGGTATGGGCAAAAAACAAAATCAAAGAAAAATCGGTTGGGATAGTAATACCCGAGTTTTCAACATTTACCAAAATGATTGATATACCAGACATTGAAAAGGAGGATATTGATGAGGCGGTAAGATGGCAATCGCAAGAATTTTTACCGTGGGAGGAAAATGAAACGATTTTAGATTGGAAAATTATTGATAAAAACAAAACTGGTTACGTTATATTGTTTGTAGCAGTCAGGAAAGATGTTTTGATGGGATATGTCGGTGCAGTTTCGGCTGCCGGTTTGTTCCCAATCGTAATTGAAACACCGTCACTTTCTCTTTTAAGGCTTTCTTCTTCGGGTGATGTGGGGAAGTTGGTATTTTATGGCGGTAAAAACTCGAGTATTTTTATTGTCGCAAGAGGAGAAAAAATTCTTGGCAGCTCAGTTGTTTACTCGAGCAGTGAGGCCGACTTGTATTCTACAGTTACGAGAATGGCAAGTCATTACGGAGATGTTCAAATACAATCGGTTGAAATTAACGGCCCAGGAGCGACCGCTTCGTTTGGCAAAAAACTAATGGAAACGTTTAATACAAAAGTTGCAATGCTTGGAACAAAAATAGATGGTTTAACAAACGAGGCACTTGGACAATATTTGATACCAATTTCTTTGCAATTCAAAGAACCTTCTCAACCTGCTGATCAGTACAGCATAAACCTGCTTCCAGAAAAGTGGGTTAAAAAATACGAAATGGAAAAACTAAAACTGCAAACATGGAGTTTGTCTTTGGTAGTTTCGTATGTCGTGTGGATCACTTTTTTTGCTGCCTTGTCAACTTATTTATTGTTTGGGCAAATGATTACCGACCTGAAAAATGCCGACACAACACTTCGAAAAACCGATCCTGCGAAAGTGCAATTAATTACCGATATCCAAGATATAAACTTACTCACAAGAAAAACGTTTACGATTAACGAAAGTACCGTATTGCCGCAAACACTGCTAAATGATATTTATGCAGTTCGACCTGAAGCTGTGACAATAAGGCATTACACAATTGACCTGGAAGCCGGTGAAATTAAGTTATATGGTATATCAAAGGAAAGACAATCGCTCATACTTTTCAAACAAGCCTTAGAGAGCAACAAAAATTTTTCAATTGTTGATATTCCAATAGCTTCTCTCGAGACTGACAGGGATTTGGATTACAGTATGGGCTTTAATTACTTACCGATTTCTACGAAAAAAGAATCCGCGGTAAAAACCAAAAAATAA
- a CDS encoding type II secretion system protein, with product MLNKSTKYPQAKIEGVLSSHVNSKHVLLRNSNLNFHSSDKYKKVNGGFSLMEILIVIALISVLSTVMIIVINPQRQFAKSRDFERESDLIGILSSVQQYAAEHSGELPDTDNDPETSSFPTEATCIGTGVGCFDLAGAGEAGEEIVPVYMVSMPFDPRTGDAEDTAYMIHVDANGHLVGLAVGETKEEISVSK from the coding sequence ATGTTAAATAAATCAACAAAGTATCCGCAAGCCAAAATAGAAGGAGTTTTATCATCACATGTTAATTCAAAGCACGTTTTGCTTCGCAATAGTAATCTCAACTTTCATTCTTCGGATAAATATAAAAAAGTGAACGGAGGTTTTAGTCTGATGGAAATCCTAATTGTAATTGCTCTTATTAGTGTCCTGTCGACGGTGATGATTATTGTTATAAATCCCCAACGCCAATTTGCGAAATCCCGTGACTTTGAAAGAGAATCTGATTTGATTGGTATTTTGTCATCCGTACAGCAGTATGCGGCAGAGCATAGTGGTGAACTTCCTGATACCGATAATGATCCGGAGACCAGTAGTTTTCCAACTGAAGCAACCTGTATCGGGACAGGTGTGGGCTGTTTTGATTTGGCTGGTGCTGGGGAGGCGGGAGAAGAAATTGTACCGGTTTACATGGTGTCTATGCCTTTTGATCCAAGAACCGGTGATGCCGAAGATACTGCCTATATGATTCATGTAGATGCCAATGGTCATTTGGTTGGATTGGCTGTCGGTGAAACAAAAGAGGAAATTTCGGTCTCGAAATAG
- a CDS encoding leucine dehydrogenase — MGKSVTLLEIVDFTKLSEFDNHQSITCFMDNKTGLKGFVSIHRSNKHHPAFGATRIWNYATELDALKDSLRLARTMSYKCALAGLKYGGAKGVLIMPKSINNRHEFFKVYAKRINTFSGSFITGADVGLSREDVINMKKHSKYFVGTQTDPVRFTALGIFYAIQVSLSETFGDESCEGRSFAIQGVGKVGSTALEYIYNQASEIYIADINIGVVNDVKKKYPKVKVVSPKVIHSQEVDVFVPCALSSCVNKRNIDELKCKIIAGGANNQLDDEKTGEKLFKRGILYAPDFVVNSGGLISVADEYEHGNYRIKRVEKRVENIKDVLKKGIEECKKKNISPLAQLLIKAKSITDEYM; from the coding sequence ATGGGCAAATCCGTCACATTATTAGAAATTGTTGATTTTACGAAATTAAGCGAGTTTGACAATCACCAGTCGATAACTTGTTTTATGGATAACAAGACGGGATTGAAAGGGTTTGTTTCAATACATCGAAGCAATAAACATCATCCCGCTTTTGGAGCAACACGTATCTGGAATTATGCAACGGAATTGGATGCACTGAAAGATTCATTAAGATTAGCGAGAACGATGTCTTATAAATGTGCCTTGGCTGGTTTGAAGTATGGGGGAGCAAAGGGAGTATTAATCATGCCTAAAAGTATTAATAATAGACATGAATTTTTTAAAGTTTATGCAAAGAGAATAAATACTTTTTCAGGCAGTTTCATTACTGGGGCAGATGTTGGCTTGTCGAGAGAAGATGTTATAAACATGAAAAAGCATAGTAAATATTTTGTAGGAACTCAAACTGATCCTGTGAGATTTACGGCGTTAGGAATATTTTATGCAATTCAGGTTAGTCTTAGTGAGACGTTTGGAGATGAATCTTGTGAAGGAAGGAGTTTTGCAATACAAGGTGTGGGAAAAGTAGGATCAACTGCTTTGGAGTACATATATAACCAAGCGAGTGAAATATATATAGCCGATATTAATATTGGGGTGGTGAATGATGTGAAGAAAAAATATCCAAAGGTAAAAGTCGTATCTCCAAAAGTGATCCACTCTCAAGAAGTTGATGTATTTGTCCCATGCGCATTGAGTTCGTGTGTAAATAAGAGAAACATAGATGAGCTTAAGTGTAAAATTATAGCTGGCGGAGCCAACAATCAACTGGACGATGAGAAAACGGGGGAAAAATTATTTAAACGTGGTATATTGTATGCACCTGATTTTGTTGTCAATTCGGGTGGGCTAATAAGCGTTGCCGATGAATATGAACATGGAAATTATAGGATTAAGCGAGTCGAAAAAAGAGTGGAAAATATTAAAGACGTATTAAAAAAAGGTATTGAGGAATGTAAGAAAAAAAATATTTCTCCCTTGGCTCAATTGTTAATTAAAGCAAAGAGTATCACCGATGAGTATATGTAA
- a CDS encoding prepilin-type N-terminal cleavage/methylation domain-containing protein, whose product MIKTKNSAGITLIELLVVMGISLILGGGVLGLQYILAQNQQLAIDSYYNVDTANINLNTMTREIRTARVSATGSYPIATADDNEIIFYSDIDFDNVVERVRYTRNDNELEKGIVKPSGQPASYVISNEIVKLLTEDIRNDDLPIFTYFNGDWPIDIINNPLSSPPVLSDIKLVRIYLKVNQSSDPTSEDFILDSYTTFRMLKDNL is encoded by the coding sequence ATGATAAAAACGAAAAACAGTGCCGGGATTACATTGATTGAACTATTGGTGGTTATGGGAATTAGCTTAATTTTAGGAGGTGGTGTGCTTGGCCTTCAATATATTCTGGCTCAGAACCAACAGTTGGCTATCGATAGCTACTATAACGTCGACACGGCAAACATAAATCTCAACACCATGACAAGGGAAATTAGAACAGCCAGGGTAAGCGCAACCGGATCGTATCCGATCGCAACAGCCGACGACAACGAGATCATCTTCTATTCTGATATTGATTTTGACAATGTCGTAGAAAGGGTGCGATACACGAGAAACGACAATGAGTTGGAAAAGGGTATTGTCAAACCTTCAGGGCAACCTGCAAGTTATGTAATTAGCAACGAAATTGTGAAATTGTTAACCGAAGATATTAGAAATGATGACCTTCCGATCTTTACATATTTTAATGGCGATTGGCCCATCGATATCATCAATAATCCACTCTCCAGCCCGCCGGTATTGTCGGATATCAAATTGGTTAGAATTTATCTTAAAGTAAACCAGAGTAGCGATCCTACAAGCGAAGACTTTATACTTGATTCATACACAACATTCAGAATGTTGAAAGATAATTTGTAA
- a CDS encoding MFS transporter codes for MKRRHFLILFITVFIDYLSFGIIFPLLPFYIKSYDVSAFTVGAVIASFSLMQFLFSPLWGKLSDVVGRKPIILASLLGTSLSFIMLSFASSIYAILVSRILAGLFTSASLPTTYAYVADSTKQRERVEKFGMLGAAWGLGFVLGPALGGLLSTISPTTPFLVAGFIALVNFIFTIVFLPESKTKSRKLEIKEDGSLFNVIQIVKHLNSKFGLLFIQIFIVSFALSSLETTFPFFVNYRLNVKEANVGYIFTFIGLSVAVTQGFLVGRIVKKYGERSTIIIAQTLMVIAYLLIGFSPNILILLLISAILSVGLALNEPTLASLISRSSREGYGATMGVTWSFDSIARVGGPLLGGLLYAKFDYAIPFIVNSFLIGLSLFLFGCYLRSYEK; via the coding sequence ATGAAAAGAAGACATTTTCTTATTTTGTTTATTACTGTGTTTATTGATTATCTTTCGTTTGGAATTATATTCCCATTATTACCTTTTTATATAAAGAGTTACGATGTCTCCGCATTTACCGTTGGTGCTGTCATCGCATCTTTTTCTTTAATGCAGTTCTTATTCTCCCCACTTTGGGGTAAACTCTCTGACGTTGTTGGCAGGAAACCAATTATTTTAGCAAGCTTGTTGGGTACAAGTTTATCGTTTATCATGCTCTCTTTTGCATCTAGTATCTACGCAATATTGGTTTCTAGAATACTAGCAGGTTTATTTACTTCTGCCTCACTACCAACAACATACGCTTATGTGGCAGATAGTACAAAACAGAGGGAAAGAGTAGAAAAATTTGGCATGCTTGGTGCTGCATGGGGTTTGGGTTTTGTACTTGGACCAGCCCTTGGTGGACTATTGAGTACTATATCGCCGACTACCCCATTTTTAGTTGCTGGTTTTATAGCTTTAGTAAATTTTATATTTACAATTGTTTTTTTGCCTGAGTCGAAAACCAAAAGTAGAAAGTTAGAAATAAAGGAAGACGGAAGTTTGTTTAATGTGATTCAAATAGTGAAACATCTTAATTCCAAATTTGGGTTGCTGTTTATACAAATTTTTATAGTATCATTTGCTTTATCAAGCCTTGAAACAACCTTTCCCTTTTTTGTCAATTATAGACTAAACGTAAAGGAAGCTAATGTTGGTTACATATTTACATTTATTGGACTAAGTGTAGCTGTTACGCAGGGTTTTCTTGTAGGTAGAATAGTTAAAAAATATGGAGAAAGATCTACGATAATAATTGCTCAAACGCTTATGGTTATAGCATACTTGTTAATTGGTTTTTCTCCAAACATTCTTATACTCTTATTGATTTCGGCAATTCTCTCGGTGGGACTAGCGTTAAACGAACCCACCCTTGCATCACTTATTAGTAGAAGCAGTCGTGAGGGATATGGTGCTACTATGGGTGTGACTTGGAGTTTTGATTCTATTGCACGAGTCGGAGGTCCACTTTTGGGTGGTTTATTATATGCCAAATTTGACTATGCAATTCCATTTATTGTAAATTCGTTTCTAATTGGTTTATCCTTATTTTTATTTGGTTGTTATTTGAGATCCTATGAAAAATAA